One genomic segment of bacterium includes these proteins:
- a CDS encoding GNAT family N-acetyltransferase, with the protein MGPEPKEPTSHCLINSSLDLLLRLDQPALMLLDSSGRVLTANQGASQLTGFSPAEILGLDFLSLFQPQDRENITRCLRQGSPPGSTQADLITARGKKVPVGICCSSGSSQTWVALWDQEELKRLHRLAQEAADRAEKIAGMGDIGILIYDQDFRIEFANEMAGEILGLPSRSLLGMEITRFLGRIHRIQLKDLHSPLHPDGPRRVRMEMPLERPDNTKKLVEICLSMIRTPLGQSHTYAYLRDLTERVQMEMELRKTNEFLQNVIRSSVDGIIAADMKGNIIIFNEGAERLLGYRAEEVIGKIHITQLYPPGVAKKIMRRLRSDTYGPRGKLPTTPTTIVAKTGEHIPVRISAAIVYEGEREIASVGIFRDLRERIKMQQQLEDTYRQLLHSEKLASLGKLAAGVAHELNNPLGGILMYANMLLEQAADGPMAQDLKVIVEQALRCKEIVRGLLDFARRRGEERVRVDLNKDVIEKCIAIMSKQAMFLNIQLECELPSDLPPIAADPDQLSQVFTNLIVNAVDAMEGKGTLRIRTWAEGSPAQLHAEVSDTGSGIPEDYLPRIFDPFFTTKEVGKGTGLGLSIAYGIVRRLGGDIQVRSRAGEGTTFHLRFPLEPASEIPAEVEEGVAGIRDQDGRFIQVVLAGERTLTRLLSFYDAFQPKGAFEGLPPAAKRERRKWVIGLMGGWRNFLLLDGDQVVGHVGVTLGESDLEEVIIFLRHEYRGKGIGSRALRHVGSLLAREGCRRLWLTVESTNTVAIRCFQKAGFRFTSRAIEPEMEMVMDLGEWGHGET; encoded by the coding sequence ATGGGCCCGGAGCCTAAGGAACCCACCAGCCATTGCCTCATCAATTCCAGCCTGGATCTCCTGCTTAGGCTGGATCAGCCAGCTCTCATGCTCCTGGATTCATCGGGCAGAGTGCTCACAGCCAACCAAGGAGCTTCCCAATTGACAGGTTTCTCTCCCGCAGAAATTCTTGGCCTGGACTTTCTTTCGCTATTCCAACCCCAGGATCGAGAAAACATAACACGCTGCTTGCGCCAAGGCAGCCCCCCAGGGTCCACGCAGGCGGATCTGATAACTGCCCGGGGGAAAAAGGTGCCAGTAGGGATCTGCTGCTCTTCGGGCTCCAGCCAGACCTGGGTGGCTCTATGGGATCAGGAGGAACTCAAGAGGTTACATAGGCTCGCCCAGGAGGCTGCAGACAGGGCGGAAAAGATAGCGGGGATGGGTGATATTGGAATTCTCATCTATGACCAGGACTTCCGCATAGAGTTTGCCAACGAGATGGCTGGAGAAATCCTAGGCCTTCCCTCTCGTTCTCTGTTGGGAATGGAGATAACCCGCTTCTTGGGCCGAATACACCGAATACAGCTAAAGGACCTTCACTCTCCTCTGCACCCGGATGGTCCCAGAAGGGTTCGAATGGAGATGCCACTGGAGAGGCCCGACAACACGAAAAAGCTGGTAGAGATTTGTCTCTCCATGATCAGGACCCCTTTGGGCCAAAGCCACACCTACGCTTACCTGAGGGACCTGACCGAGCGGGTTCAGATGGAGATGGAGCTTCGCAAGACCAACGAGTTTCTGCAGAACGTTATCCGAAGCTCTGTGGACGGTATAATAGCCGCAGACATGAAGGGCAACATAATAATCTTTAACGAGGGAGCTGAGCGTCTCTTGGGTTACAGAGCAGAAGAGGTGATCGGAAAGATTCACATCACTCAGCTCTACCCCCCTGGGGTGGCCAAGAAGATAATGCGTAGGCTCAGGAGCGACACCTATGGACCCAGGGGGAAATTGCCCACAACCCCCACCACCATAGTGGCCAAGACGGGCGAACACATTCCTGTGAGGATCTCTGCGGCCATAGTTTACGAGGGTGAAAGGGAAATAGCCTCTGTGGGAATCTTCCGCGACCTTCGAGAGCGCATAAAGATGCAACAGCAACTCGAAGACACTTACCGCCAGCTTCTCCACTCTGAGAAGCTGGCCTCCCTGGGAAAGCTGGCAGCAGGGGTTGCCCATGAACTGAATAATCCCCTTGGTGGGATACTCATGTATGCCAACATGCTCCTGGAGCAGGCGGCAGATGGCCCCATGGCCCAAGATTTGAAGGTGATTGTTGAGCAGGCTCTGCGGTGCAAAGAAATAGTAAGGGGTCTACTGGATTTTGCCAGACGCCGAGGCGAAGAAAGGGTCCGGGTGGACCTGAACAAAGATGTGATAGAGAAGTGTATAGCTATCATGAGCAAGCAAGCCATGTTCCTCAATATCCAGTTGGAGTGCGAATTGCCTTCGGATCTTCCTCCCATAGCAGCAGACCCAGATCAGTTGAGCCAGGTATTCACCAACCTCATAGTCAATGCCGTGGACGCCATGGAGGGCAAAGGCACCCTTCGCATAAGAACTTGGGCAGAGGGAAGCCCAGCACAGCTCCATGCCGAGGTTTCGGATACAGGCAGTGGCATACCAGAGGATTATCTGCCCCGTATCTTTGATCCATTTTTCACCACCAAGGAGGTGGGCAAGGGCACTGGTCTGGGTCTGAGCATAGCGTACGGCATCGTGCGGCGGCTGGGAGGTGATATTCAGGTGAGGAGTCGGGCAGGAGAGGGAACCACCTTCCACCTTCGTTTCCCCCTGGAGCCAGCCTCGGAAATTCCTGCCGAGGTGGAGGAGGGGGTGGCAGGCATAAGGGATCAGGATGGCCGCTTCATACAGGTGGTGCTGGCGGGTGAAAGGACCCTCACGAGACTTCTGTCTTTCTATGATGCCTTCCAACCCAAGGGCGCCTTTGAGGGCCTTCCGCCTGCAGCCAAGAGGGAGCGTCGAAAATGGGTAATAGGCCTGATGGGTGGGTGGCGCAACTTCCTGCTCTTGGACGGTGATCAGGTAGTAGGCCATGTAGGGGTGACCCTTGGAGAGTCGGACCTGGAGGAGGTAATAATCTTTCTCCGCCATGAGTATAGGGGAAAGGGGATCGGCAGTAGGGCCCTTCGCCACGTGGGGTCCCTGCTGGCAAGGGAGGGATGCCGTAGGCTATGGCTCACGGTGGAGTCTACCAACACGGTTGCAATAAGGTGCTTCCAAAAGGCAGGGTTTCGTTTCACCTCCAGGGCCATTGAGCCCGAAATGGAGATGGTCATGGATCTTGGGGAGTGGGGGCATGGAGAGACCTGA
- a CDS encoding NADP-dependent isocitrate dehydrogenase — MQRIVVKNPIVEMDGDEMARVIWGLIKEKLVIPFLDIKLKYYDLGIKNRDQTEDSVTVDAARAIQSHGVGVKCATITPDSQRVTEYGLKKAWASPNATIRSILDGTVFRKPIMVKNIRPAVRSWKKPIIIGRHAYGDMYRAVELQVQEPGKVELVYSTSQGEKERILLNEFRTPGVVMGIYNLEKSIRSFARSCINYALGEKVDLWFSMKDTISKTYHGCFKNIFEEEVSLRRNEFHQLGIEYRYLLIDDAAAQMIKKDGNVLWALSNYDGDVFSDVVAAGFGSLGMMSSVLVSPDGKYEFEAAHGTVRRHYYEHLKGNPTSTNSVASIFAWSGAIRKRGELDGSQAVTLFAELLERATLGCVEDAIVTKDLVPLIKPRPKTFKSTEGFIEAVAERLIVLLESNQTLLNSKG, encoded by the coding sequence ATGCAGAGGATCGTGGTAAAGAATCCCATAGTGGAGATGGATGGAGATGAGATGGCCCGGGTCATCTGGGGCTTGATAAAAGAGAAGCTGGTAATTCCCTTTTTGGACATCAAGCTTAAGTACTATGATCTGGGGATAAAGAACAGGGACCAAACAGAAGACTCGGTCACAGTGGACGCTGCCAGAGCCATCCAGAGCCATGGCGTAGGGGTCAAGTGCGCCACCATCACCCCCGATTCACAGCGCGTGACCGAGTATGGACTCAAGAAGGCCTGGGCCTCTCCCAACGCTACCATCCGTTCCATCCTAGACGGCACGGTCTTTCGCAAACCCATAATGGTCAAGAACATCCGTCCTGCTGTGCGCAGCTGGAAGAAGCCCATCATAATAGGCCGCCATGCTTACGGGGACATGTACCGGGCCGTGGAGCTCCAGGTGCAGGAACCTGGGAAGGTGGAACTGGTATACAGCACATCCCAAGGGGAGAAAGAGCGCATCTTGTTAAATGAGTTCAGGACCCCAGGTGTTGTGATGGGCATCTACAACCTGGAGAAATCCATTCGCTCCTTTGCCAGATCTTGCATAAACTATGCACTGGGCGAAAAGGTAGACCTTTGGTTCTCCATGAAGGACACCATAAGCAAGACCTACCACGGCTGTTTCAAGAACATATTCGAAGAAGAAGTCTCTCTGAGGCGAAATGAGTTCCATCAACTTGGAATAGAGTATCGCTACTTGTTGATAGATGACGCTGCAGCCCAGATGATAAAAAAGGATGGCAATGTGCTATGGGCCCTCAGCAATTATGATGGAGATGTCTTCTCTGATGTCGTAGCCGCTGGTTTTGGGAGTCTGGGGATGATGAGCTCGGTTCTGGTCTCGCCTGATGGAAAATATGAATTCGAAGCAGCCCATGGCACGGTCCGGCGCCACTATTACGAACACCTCAAGGGAAATCCAACCAGCACCAATTCCGTGGCATCCATATTTGCGTGGAGCGGAGCCATCAGGAAGCGGGGCGAGTTGGACGGCTCCCAGGCTGTGACCCTCTTCGCAGAGCTCTTGGAGAGGGCCACCTTGGGTTGTGTGGAGGATGCAATAGTGACCAAGGACTTGGTGCCCTTGATCAAGCCCAGGCCTAAGACTTTTAAGTCAACCGAGGGGTTTATAGAAGCCGTGGCCGAGAGGCTCATTGTCTTGCTGGAATCGAATCAGACCCTATTGAATTCCAAGGGTTGA
- a CDS encoding molybdopterin-dependent oxidoreductase — translation MAITLDGVPVSGRQGITILELAGEVGIYIPTLCHDPSLKPSGACRICVVEDETSHRLVASCVTPIASGMRIQTRSPMVLEARKVILKLMLANHPESCLVCDKGNRCRLRQLASDFGIGLVDYDRMNSLVGIQEANPFIQRDLSKCILCGKCIRADQELVVVGALDYLHRGFNTRPATLMELPLERSECTFCGTCVAICPTGALTERGRPHLGTVGIRTATTCSYCGSGCSLWAYVVEDRLVQVEPKAQGSANKGALCVRGHYGSDYLHHPERLLHPQLRKDGKLVEVSWQQALDEVASRLMEISSRYGPHSVGFFGSTLCTNEENYLFQKLARVGIGTPNVDNGARLHCAGSLLGMQESLGTSGATHPLEELERADVILALGAQPLESHPVAGYAIKRAVRQRGALLIYASPLRDSLSRMARLWLCPWPGSEDRLVLWLLARVMRAKGRALPQWMEAMGPDSLLDGTMVKVEDMEQATEILCSTSRVGIVFGRGLSGLPGGKQAVRALVQLALELGCLGISGGGIYPLDRGCNTLGACDMGTLPEFLPGWRKASDPKARAELGELWGQDPPQGRGLTLPQMLEAALRGDLKALYVMGENPLELLPALAGEAMSSLEFLVVQDIFPTRTAQMAHALLPAAGFLEKEGTYTSLERRIQRLRVCSSPPGGARPDCWILTQLLARMSLNPQHESAVEIMKEISEVVPQMRGVRYSLLETEPVFWPCTEAGATGERILFRGGVPSSHAILEESWTPSMENPDPDFPFLAVEGECLFRAGGASRTSRSARLRAFKARGEVWMNPADMASLGLEQAQEVRLVSRQGNLLATAHPREELHPGLLWVVPGAGGPAMAALAPWSLDPSSGSIPTFRAWVRVEGVP, via the coding sequence GTGGCCATTACACTAGATGGGGTCCCGGTAAGCGGGCGACAGGGGATTACCATACTGGAGCTGGCCGGGGAAGTGGGCATTTACATTCCCACCTTGTGCCATGACCCAAGTCTCAAGCCCTCAGGGGCCTGCAGGATATGTGTTGTAGAAGATGAGACCTCCCATAGACTGGTGGCCTCCTGTGTTACACCCATCGCATCGGGCATGCGCATTCAGACTCGCTCCCCCATGGTGCTGGAGGCCCGCAAGGTGATCCTCAAGCTCATGTTGGCCAACCATCCGGAATCCTGCCTGGTTTGCGACAAGGGAAATCGCTGCAGATTGAGGCAACTGGCCAGCGATTTTGGTATAGGGCTGGTGGATTACGACCGGATGAATTCCTTGGTGGGAATTCAAGAGGCCAACCCCTTTATTCAAAGGGATCTGAGCAAGTGCATCCTTTGCGGCAAGTGTATAAGGGCAGACCAGGAGCTGGTGGTGGTGGGAGCATTGGATTATCTCCATCGCGGGTTCAACACCAGACCAGCCACCTTGATGGAGCTTCCCCTGGAGCGTTCCGAGTGCACCTTCTGCGGCACCTGCGTGGCCATCTGTCCCACAGGCGCTTTGACAGAGCGAGGCCGTCCCCACCTGGGAACCGTTGGAATCAGGACCGCCACTACCTGTTCCTATTGCGGGAGCGGATGCTCTCTATGGGCTTACGTAGTGGAGGATCGCCTGGTGCAGGTTGAGCCCAAGGCCCAAGGATCTGCCAACAAGGGCGCCCTCTGCGTGAGGGGACACTATGGAAGCGATTACCTGCACCACCCAGAGAGGCTTCTGCACCCTCAGCTCAGGAAGGATGGAAAACTGGTGGAGGTGTCCTGGCAGCAGGCCTTGGACGAGGTGGCATCCAGGCTCATGGAGATATCCAGCCGCTACGGGCCGCACTCAGTGGGTTTCTTCGGCTCAACCCTTTGCACCAACGAGGAGAACTATTTGTTCCAGAAACTGGCCAGAGTGGGAATAGGCACCCCCAACGTGGACAACGGGGCAAGGCTCCACTGCGCAGGTAGCCTCTTGGGCATGCAGGAAAGCCTCGGCACCTCAGGTGCAACCCACCCCTTGGAAGAGTTGGAGCGGGCCGATGTGATACTGGCCTTGGGAGCCCAGCCCCTGGAATCCCATCCAGTTGCTGGTTACGCCATAAAGAGGGCCGTGAGACAAAGGGGGGCCTTGCTCATATACGCTTCACCCTTGAGGGACTCCTTGAGCCGTATGGCCAGGCTCTGGCTCTGCCCATGGCCTGGTTCTGAGGACCGCCTTGTACTGTGGCTCCTGGCCAGAGTGATGAGGGCAAAGGGCAGGGCCTTGCCCCAGTGGATGGAGGCCATGGGTCCGGACTCCCTTTTGGATGGCACCATGGTGAAGGTCGAGGACATGGAGCAGGCCACTGAGATCCTTTGCTCCACATCTCGGGTGGGCATAGTGTTCGGTCGCGGACTGTCCGGGCTGCCAGGTGGGAAGCAGGCCGTTAGGGCATTGGTCCAACTGGCCTTGGAGCTGGGATGTCTCGGGATCAGTGGAGGAGGGATCTATCCCCTGGATAGGGGTTGCAACACCCTGGGGGCATGCGACATGGGCACCCTGCCAGAGTTCTTGCCTGGATGGAGGAAGGCCTCGGATCCCAAAGCCAGAGCTGAGCTGGGCGAACTCTGGGGCCAGGATCCCCCACAGGGAAGGGGTTTGACGCTTCCGCAGATGCTGGAAGCGGCCCTCAGGGGAGATTTAAAAGCCCTTTACGTAATGGGCGAGAACCCCCTGGAATTGCTGCCCGCACTGGCAGGGGAGGCCATGTCCAGCCTGGAGTTTCTGGTGGTGCAGGATATCTTCCCCACCAGGACTGCTCAGATGGCTCATGCTTTGCTTCCCGCAGCGGGGTTCCTGGAGAAGGAAGGCACGTACACCAGCCTGGAAAGACGAATCCAGAGGCTGAGGGTCTGTTCGTCCCCACCAGGAGGAGCAAGGCCAGACTGCTGGATCCTCACACAGTTGTTGGCGCGCATGAGTCTTAACCCGCAACATGAGTCGGCCGTTGAGATCATGAAGGAAATCTCCGAGGTGGTGCCCCAGATGAGGGGGGTGCGATATTCTCTGCTGGAGACTGAGCCCGTATTTTGGCCTTGCACGGAAGCTGGTGCCACTGGGGAGAGAATCCTGTTTCGGGGTGGTGTTCCCTCCTCGCATGCAATTTTGGAGGAGTCTTGGACTCCCTCCATGGAGAACCCGGACCCGGATTTCCCATTCCTGGCAGTGGAGGGGGAGTGTCTTTTCAGAGCAGGGGGAGCATCCCGAACAAGTAGATCTGCCAGGCTCAGGGCATTCAAGGCAAGGGGGGAGGTCTGGATGAATCCGGCAGATATGGCCTCACTGGGCTTGGAGCAGGCACAGGAGGTTCGCCTGGTCTCAAGGCAAGGCAATCTGCTGGCCACAGCACATCCCAGGGAAGAGCTTCACCCCGGGTTGCTGTGGGTTGTACCTGGGGCCGGTGGCCCGGCCATGGCTGCTTTGGCTCCTTGGAGTTTGGATCCCTCCTCTGGATCAATCCCCACTTTCAGGGCATGGGTGAGAGTGGAGGGAGTCCCCTGA
- the nuoE gene encoding NADH-quinone oxidoreductase subunit NuoE, whose translation MGKDQQLDGIMGGFSKCRESLIPLLQGVQQHYGYVPPETLEPIALYLGLFPAEVQGVVTFYAQFSLTPKGRNIVRVCRGTACHVRGGRSILTVAEEKLGIRDGETRQDLRFSLETVACLGTCFLAPVMMVNRNYYGKLVPSQVQSILRQYE comes from the coding sequence ATGGGCAAAGACCAGCAGTTGGATGGGATCATGGGGGGGTTTTCAAAATGTAGGGAATCTCTGATCCCGCTTCTACAGGGGGTGCAGCAGCATTACGGTTATGTGCCACCCGAGACCCTGGAGCCCATTGCCCTCTATCTAGGGCTTTTCCCAGCAGAAGTGCAGGGTGTAGTGACCTTTTACGCCCAATTCTCCCTGACCCCCAAGGGCAGGAACATAGTGCGCGTGTGCAGGGGAACAGCCTGCCACGTGAGGGGTGGGAGATCTATCTTGACAGTGGCCGAGGAGAAACTGGGAATAAGGGACGGCGAAACAAGACAAGACCTTCGCTTCAGCCTGGAGACAGTGGCCTGTCTGGGTACCTGTTTCCTGGCTCCGGTGATGATGGTGAACCGCAACTATTATGGCAAGCTCGTTCCGTCCCAGGTCCAGTCCATCCTGCGACAATACGAGTAA
- a CDS encoding FAD-dependent oxidoreductase: MARLGSVEELAGLRERLRHGQDPGAIRLRVCMTGCRAYGALELRDALLEEVNLAGLGGSVEIRETGCHGFCARAPVVAVDPKGWLYQQVRPEHARRIVEETLLGGRLMEELLYGDPETGERFATWDRIPFYQGQNRKVLALCGLVDPRNVEHYLVHDGYMALAKVLRQMSPERVIQEVELSGLRGRGGAGFPTGRKWRITREARGEPKYIICNADEGDPGAFMDRAVLEGDPHSVIEGMLIGAYAMGATEGFIYVRTEYPIAVEHLHTAVSQAEELGLLGERILGSDFSFRMHTKEGAGAFVCGEETALMASIEGRRGMPKARPPFPAQAGLWGKPTCINNVETFANIRSIILQGAQSYSSVGTESSKGTKIFSLAGKVNNTGLVEVPIGITMRDVIFQVGGGIPKGRRFKAVQMGGPSGGCVPARHLDLPIDYESLQSVGSIMGSGGMVVMDENNCMVDIARFFLSFTQSESCGKCAPCRLGTTQMLSILNRITRGEGRPEDLHRLEEIGTVVKRSSLCGLGQTCANPVMTTIAHFREEYEAHINEKRCPAASCEHMIISACQHACPAGIDVPNYVGFIAQGRFAEAVDLIRERNPFPSICGRICHHPCETKCRRGELDEPVAIRALKKFAADWYFQHVERTPEPFPLRYRQKAAIVGAGPAGLTCAYFLRKMGYPVTVFEALPVGGGMMGIAIPDFRLSKEVIQREIRYIEARGVEIKYNSPVTTQRSVENLLQEGFHVVFIAAGAQRSQIIGIPGELEGIDGLHYGLRFLRDVKVGKKVEVGSRVAVIGGGNTALDAARTARRLGADEVHIYYRRTQDEMPVSPRELQEAMEEGIRIHCLVSPTRIVHENWKVKGIECVRMKVGEADQTGRRRPLPIEGSEFFVEADTVIPAVGQAPDLSFLMEDTRLERVKWGSLRIDPNTLATNVPGIFAGGDLVTGPTTVIQAIASGRRAAIAMDKYMRGDRTRVEIRDEKLVQESEEAPLAEEGAPRKRMEIPLVPPGERLRGFMEVEQSYSEQEAMEEARRCLRCDRDSRDRTARG; the protein is encoded by the coding sequence ATGGCCAGGTTGGGTAGCGTGGAGGAACTGGCTGGACTCAGAGAACGCCTTCGCCATGGGCAGGATCCAGGGGCAATCCGTCTTAGGGTCTGCATGACGGGCTGCAGGGCTTACGGGGCACTGGAGCTGCGAGATGCGCTCCTGGAGGAGGTTAACCTGGCAGGGCTAGGAGGCTCTGTGGAGATCAGGGAGACTGGCTGCCATGGCTTCTGCGCCCGGGCACCTGTGGTGGCAGTGGATCCCAAGGGATGGCTCTATCAGCAGGTTAGGCCAGAGCATGCCCGCCGGATAGTGGAGGAAACCCTTTTGGGGGGAAGGCTCATGGAGGAGCTCCTCTACGGGGATCCGGAAACTGGCGAGAGGTTCGCCACCTGGGACAGGATCCCCTTCTACCAGGGCCAGAACAGGAAAGTACTGGCCCTCTGCGGGCTGGTGGACCCCAGAAATGTGGAACACTACTTGGTCCATGACGGGTACATGGCCTTGGCCAAGGTGCTCAGGCAGATGAGTCCGGAGAGGGTGATCCAGGAGGTAGAGCTCTCCGGGCTTCGAGGAAGGGGAGGAGCTGGATTCCCAACGGGCAGGAAATGGCGAATCACAAGGGAGGCCAGAGGGGAGCCCAAGTACATCATATGCAATGCTGACGAAGGGGACCCTGGCGCCTTCATGGACAGGGCAGTGCTAGAAGGAGACCCACACAGCGTGATCGAGGGGATGCTCATAGGGGCTTATGCCATGGGAGCCACGGAGGGCTTCATCTATGTGAGAACCGAGTACCCCATAGCTGTGGAACACCTGCACACAGCGGTCTCCCAGGCAGAGGAATTGGGGCTTCTGGGGGAGAGGATACTGGGAAGCGATTTCTCTTTCAGGATGCACACCAAGGAGGGGGCCGGAGCTTTTGTCTGCGGTGAGGAGACTGCTCTTATGGCCTCCATTGAGGGCCGCCGCGGTATGCCAAAGGCTAGGCCCCCCTTTCCCGCCCAGGCAGGCCTATGGGGAAAGCCCACCTGCATCAACAATGTGGAAACCTTCGCCAATATCAGGTCTATCATTCTCCAAGGGGCCCAGAGTTACTCCTCGGTGGGGACCGAATCCTCCAAGGGCACCAAGATCTTCTCCCTGGCTGGGAAGGTGAACAACACTGGCCTGGTGGAGGTGCCCATAGGGATCACCATGAGGGATGTGATCTTCCAAGTTGGAGGGGGCATACCCAAGGGCCGCAGGTTCAAAGCAGTGCAGATGGGCGGTCCATCGGGTGGGTGCGTGCCTGCTCGCCATCTGGATTTGCCCATAGATTACGAGTCCCTTCAGTCAGTGGGATCCATCATGGGCTCGGGTGGCATGGTGGTGATGGACGAGAACAATTGCATGGTGGACATAGCCAGATTTTTCTTGAGTTTCACTCAGTCAGAATCCTGTGGGAAGTGCGCCCCCTGCAGACTGGGTACAACTCAGATGCTCTCCATCCTCAACAGGATCACCCGGGGAGAGGGTAGGCCAGAGGATCTCCATCGTTTGGAAGAGATCGGGACAGTGGTCAAGCGCTCCTCCCTTTGCGGCCTGGGGCAGACCTGCGCCAATCCGGTTATGACCACCATAGCCCATTTCAGAGAAGAGTACGAGGCCCACATAAACGAGAAGCGATGCCCGGCGGCCTCCTGCGAGCACATGATCATATCTGCTTGCCAGCATGCATGCCCAGCGGGCATAGATGTGCCCAATTATGTAGGATTCATAGCTCAGGGCAGGTTTGCAGAGGCAGTAGATCTCATCAGGGAGAGAAATCCTTTCCCCTCTATCTGCGGCAGGATATGCCATCACCCCTGCGAGACCAAGTGCCGAAGAGGTGAGTTGGACGAGCCAGTGGCCATCAGGGCTCTCAAGAAATTCGCTGCTGACTGGTACTTCCAGCATGTGGAGAGAACTCCTGAGCCATTCCCTTTACGCTACCGTCAGAAGGCAGCAATTGTGGGTGCCGGGCCAGCGGGCCTCACCTGCGCCTATTTTCTTCGCAAGATGGGCTACCCTGTGACCGTTTTCGAGGCACTCCCTGTGGGTGGAGGGATGATGGGAATAGCCATACCGGATTTTCGGCTCTCCAAGGAGGTGATACAGCGAGAGATCAGGTACATAGAGGCTAGAGGAGTTGAGATCAAGTACAACTCCCCTGTGACCACCCAGAGAAGCGTGGAGAATCTGCTCCAAGAGGGCTTCCACGTGGTGTTCATAGCTGCCGGAGCACAAAGAAGCCAGATCATAGGGATCCCTGGGGAACTCGAGGGCATAGATGGACTCCATTATGGATTGCGTTTTCTCAGGGATGTGAAGGTCGGCAAGAAAGTGGAGGTGGGATCCAGGGTGGCAGTGATCGGGGGTGGCAACACGGCCCTGGATGCGGCCCGCACCGCAAGGAGACTTGGAGCAGATGAGGTACACATATACTACAGGAGGACCCAGGATGAGATGCCGGTGAGCCCAAGGGAACTCCAGGAGGCCATGGAGGAAGGCATCAGGATACACTGTCTGGTGAGCCCCACAAGAATAGTGCACGAGAACTGGAAGGTAAAAGGCATAGAGTGCGTTAGGATGAAGGTGGGCGAGGCAGACCAGACCGGCAGAAGAAGACCCCTGCCCATAGAGGGGAGCGAGTTCTTCGTGGAGGCTGATACTGTGATCCCGGCAGTGGGGCAGGCCCCAGATTTATCCTTCCTGATGGAGGACACGCGTCTTGAGAGAGTCAAGTGGGGCTCCCTCAGAATAGACCCCAACACACTGGCCACGAATGTGCCTGGGATTTTCGCAGGAGGGGACCTGGTCACCGGTCCCACCACGGTGATACAGGCCATAGCCTCGGGAAGGCGGGCCGCCATCGCCATGGACAAGTACATGAGGGGAGATCGAACCAGAGTTGAGATCCGTGACGAGAAGCTTGTCCAGGAATCCGAGGAGGCTCCTCTTGCGGAAGAAGGGGCCCCTAGGAAACGCATGGAGATTCCCCTGGTCCCTCCAGGGGAGCGCCTGAGGGGTTTCATGGAGGTGGAGCAATCTTATTCCGAACAGGAGGCCATGGAGGAAGCTCGCAGGTGTCTGAGGTGCGACAGGGATTCAAGGGATCGAACGGCTCGAGGCTGA
- a CDS encoding methylenetetrahydrofolate reductase C-terminal domain-containing protein, with protein sequence MIRSITRQKSQEEITALLSQLDRIFIVGCGTCATLCRTGGAQEVEEMARRLREAGRLVTGSIVVPVACDEISHEAMEQVSDQISQSQAVLILACAFGVQTLGRQIQIPAIPALDTLFIGKERGVGLFEEICTQCGDCILGETGGICPVTSCHKGLVNGPCGGTREGKCEIDPDKDCAWTVIYQRLKEQGRLDRMRKLHPPRNHQVSLSPGKIRIPVGERGD encoded by the coding sequence ATGATAAGATCCATAACTAGACAAAAAAGCCAGGAAGAGATCACGGCTCTGCTGAGCCAGTTGGACAGGATCTTCATCGTTGGCTGTGGAACTTGCGCCACCCTTTGCCGGACAGGAGGGGCGCAGGAGGTCGAGGAGATGGCCAGAAGATTGAGGGAAGCCGGAAGACTCGTCACGGGCTCCATTGTAGTGCCCGTTGCCTGTGACGAGATCTCCCACGAGGCCATGGAACAGGTGAGTGATCAGATCTCTCAATCCCAGGCAGTCCTGATCCTGGCCTGCGCCTTTGGAGTCCAGACTCTGGGCCGTCAGATCCAGATCCCGGCGATTCCTGCCCTGGATACCCTTTTCATTGGCAAGGAGCGTGGAGTTGGCCTGTTTGAGGAGATATGCACCCAGTGCGGGGACTGTATCTTGGGGGAAACAGGTGGCATATGCCCTGTCACGAGCTGCCACAAGGGTCTGGTCAATGGCCCATGTGGGGGCACCAGAGAGGGCAAGTGCGAGATAGACCCTGATAAGGACTGTGCCTGGACAGTGATCTACCAGAGGCTCAAGGAACAGGGAAGGCTGGATCGGATGCGCAAGCTCCATCCGCCCAGGAACCACCAGGTGAGCCTTAGCCCAGGAAAGATCCGCATCCCCGTCGGCGAAAGGGGGGATTGA